In Sphingomicrobium sediminis, the genomic window AATTTGCGCATTCCGCTCGACCTGTCGGGCGCGCGGCAGGCCTTTTACGGCCGCTTCAATCGCGTCGATTTTTGGGCGATCACCGCAGACAGTTATGCGCGGCGCGGCGAGACCGCCGATGCCGCAGGTGTCTGGGGCTCGGCCGTGCGTGAAAACCCGCGCAGCTTCGCGCTCTGGTCGCTCTATGCGACTGCGCTGACCGATCATGCGGGGCAGATCACACCGGCGGCCGAGCTTGCCTTCGATCGCGCCATCGCGCTGGCGCCCGATCAGCCCGGTCCGCGTTTCTTCAAGGCATTGGCGCAATTGCGCGCTGGGGATGTCGAACCCGCGCGCGAGGTTTTCCTGCAGCTGTCGGCCGAGGCCTCCGAGACCAGCGACTGGAAGCCGCTGGTCGACGGTGCGTTGCTACTGACCGAACCCCAGCCTCAGGCGACGGGTTCGTAAGGCAGCGCCAGCGCGGTCGCGACCGCCTTGTGGCGAATCTTGCCTTCCGAGACATTCAGACCGTTGGCGAGGTTCGGGTCGCGGGCCATGGCTTCGGTCGCGCCGAGATTGGCGAGGCGAATGACGTGCGGCAGGGTCGCATTGTTGAGCGCGAAGGTGCTGGTACGCGCCACCGCGCCCGGCATGTTCGCTACGCAATAATGGATGATGCCATCGACTTCGTAGACAGGATCGTCATGCGTGGTCGGCTTCGAGGTTTCGAAGCAGCCGCCCTGGTCGATCGCAATGTCGACGATGACGCTACCGCGCTTCATCGTCTTGAGCATGTCGCGCGTGACGAGCTTGGGCGCGGCATCGCCCGGCACCAGCACCGCGCCGATGACGAGATGCGCTTCGGCGATCTCGCGCTGGATGGCTTCGACCGTCGAAAACTGCGTCTTGATCGTCGAACCGAAATGCAGGTCCAGTTCGGCCATCTTCTCGTTGGAGATATCGAAGATGGTGACGTCGGCGCGCTGGCCGGTGGCCATCATCGCCGCATTCACGCCGGCAACGCCGCCGCCGAGGATCACGACCTTGCCCGGGTTCACGCCCGGAACGCCGCCCAGCAGCACGCCGCGGCCGCCCTGTTCCTTTTCCAGGTAGTGCGCGCCGGCCTGGATCGACATGCGTCCGGCAACCTCGCTCATCGGCTTGAGGAGCGGCAGGCCGCCCGGCTGACCGGTTACGGTCTCATAGGCGATGCAGGTGGCGCCCGACTTCATCAGGCCCTCGGTCTGCGGCATGTCGGCGGCAAGGTGCAGGTAAGTGAAGAGCGTGTGGCGCTCCTCGAGCAGCGCGATTTCGCTGGCCTGCGGCTCCTTGACCTTCACGATCATGTCGGACTTGGCGAAGACTTCCTTGGCGTCGCCGACGATGGTGGCGCCGACGCGCGCGTAATCCTCGTCCGAAAAGTCGATGCCCATGCCGGCATTGGTCTCGATGAAGACCTCATGCCCGAAATTGGTGAGTTCGCGGACCGAGGTCGGCGTGAGGCCGACACGATATTCGTGATTCTTGATTTCCTTGGGAACGCCGATGCGCATGATTGTCTCCGAAAACATCCTCTCGGCGCGGGCCTATAGACGCGTTGGCGAGGCGGCCCAAGCCCTAAAGGCTGAACTTTCGACGAAGCGACAGGTTGGGATTTGGTATGACCGATACACGGCCCCTCATCGTCACCGCAGCAATCGCGCCCGAGGATCTCGGTTGGCTCGATGCCGAGCGCCGCGCGCATTTCCCGGAAGAGCGCAATTTACTGACCGCGCATCTCACCATGTTTCACGCGCTGCCGCCCAGCATGGGCGATGAAGCGGCGTCCTTCCTGGCACGGCTCGCACGGGATCATGCACGGCCCGATGCGACGCTTAGTGAAGTGATGTCGTTGGGGAGGGGGGTGGCCTACCGGGTGCGCTCCGATGGTCTGGTCAATTTGCGCGAGATGATTGCAGAGCATTTTCACGGCTGCCTGACTGCGCAGGATGCCGGAGGCTGGCGCCCGCATATTACCATCCAGAACAAGGTCACGCCCAAGGAGGCGAAGGCATTGCTGGTCGAGAAACAGGCGGGTTTCGAACCACGCCCGCTCCGCATCGCAGGGCTGTCGCTCGACCGCTATGATGGCGGACCGTGGGAAAAGGTCGGCACTTGGAAGTTTAGCGGGAGCGCGAAGCCCTAGGTGACCTGGCCGACGCCTTCGCAATCGAGATCGAAGGCGGCCATGCCACCCTCTAGCATCGCGGCAAGCATGGGCATTTCCAGCAGGCTGTCGAGCAATTCGTCCTCGTCGCCTGCCGTTTCCAGGGCATCGTCCCATTCATCGGCGTCATAATCGCCGCGCCCGACGAGGCAGAGCGCGAAGACTTCGAGCAACTGGTCCTCGGCAAGCTCGTCGAGAATGCCGGTCAACTCTTCCTCGACGCTAGTATTGATGTCGTCGTCGAGGACCGAATAGGCCTCGTCATCGTCATTGCCGTCGACATTGTCGGGATCCTCGTCGCCGTCATAGGTAGTGGCGACCTGGGCCTCGTTCTCGCGGGCGCGGATGATGATGCGGCAGAGGATGTCGAGCGGTGTGGCGAGTTCCATGAAATTTCGCTTTCGAATTGCTATATCGGCAAGGCAACGTGGGGTCCTCGCTTCAAGTTCCGCAAAGCTGCGCGATCATGATTGACAGGCTGGCCCGCGTCTCTCTATAGGCTCGCCTCGCCCTTTGAGGGGCAACGCCATGGGGCGGAGTAGCTCAGCTGGTTAGAGCAGCGGAATCATAATCCGCGTGTCGGGGGTTCAAGTCCCTCCTCCGCTACCACTTTCCTCATGATTGATTGGAAAGCCGCAAATTTTGGCGGGTTGCGTAGCGCAGCACCGCAATGGCTGTCAGGCGCTTTGCATGAGCACGGTGCGGCCAGCCAATTCGTCTTGTGTGGCAGCGCGAGCAAGGACAGCGGCGACATCGCCGCGATGTGCCTTGGCCGACGGGTCTACTTCGTCCCCTAGGATGATGTCGCGAACTCCATCTTCATTCGTCAGCGAAACTGGCCGGATAATGGCATGTTCGATCTGCGATGCCTTGAGATGCTCGTCGGCATCATGCTTGGCCTTAAGATAATGAGCGAGATCCGAGTCCGGGTCGGGATCACCGGCACCGACCGAACTCAACATCACGAAGCGTCGAGCATTGGATGTCGAGGCGATGTCAATTAGGGATATCGCCCCTTCTCTGTCGACTTTGTCGGTCATCTCCTCGTCCGTGTCGCCACCCGATCCTGCGGCGAAAACCACAACATCGACGCCACGGCAAATGTCCGGCGGTAAGTCGGTCAGATCTGCCTGGCGAAGCTCAGCGCCAGCCGAAAGGCCAGTCGTGTCGGAGCTTTCGCGATGCATCGCGATCACATGATGTCCGTCCGAGGACAGTAAGTTGGCGAGGCGCTTTCCAGTATTTCCTGTCGCACCAGCAATCAAAATGTTCATGACGAGATCCTGTCTATTGGCGGGGTCGCGAAGGCTACCTTCTGGATCTCAATGGTCTCGCTTCTGGAAGGTTGCCTCCATGGGGTTTTGATTACCGCGATACGCGAAATCGTAGCGCGTCATTGCCTATGCTCGGTCAAGACAATCCATATTTCACATCGTGACGATTGGACCGCGCCGCACATGGTTGCTAGGCGTTGGCGCATGGCCACTGCCAGTCGTCTCGACGCGCCGCCGTCTTTCGCCTCGCTTCGGGCCGGGGGCGCTGCACTCTTTCTCGATTTCGATGGCACGCTGGTCGAGATTGCCGATGCGCCCGATCGCATCGTCGTGCGCGAAGGGCTGTCCATGCAATTGCGCGCCTTGTCGCGACAGCTGGAGGGTCGGCTCGCCGTGGTGACGGGGCGAGCGCGCGAGGACATCACGTCGCACCTCGATCTTTCCGGTATCGCCGTTGCCGGCTCGCACGGCGCGGATATCTTCGATGCCACCGGAGAGCGGCTTGGCGAGGAAGCCAAAGGGCTGCCAACAGCGACGCTAGACTATCTTCGGGAGGCGGCGGACAGGCACGGCCTCATGCTGGAGACCAAGCCGCATGGCGCCGCGCTCCATTATCGCCAGAATCCCGACGCCGAGCCACAGGCTTTGGCGTCCGCGCAGGAAGCGGCAGAGGAGGCGGGGATGGCGGTGAAGTTTGGCAAATGCATCGTCGAGCTTGTCTGGCCGGGCATCCACAAGGGAAGGGCCCTCGCAACTTTCATGGACGCACCCCCGTTCCAAGGAGCGATGCCCATTTTCGTCGGCGATGATGTTACCGACGAGGACGGCTTCTCGGTCGCATCCGATATGGGGGGTGCAGGCATTCTCATCGGCGCGCCGCGCAGCAGCTCGGCCCGCTATCGATTGGACGGGGTGGAAGAATTGTACGCATGGCTGGAACGATGAGCGTGGGCAGCAAGGCCGACCTCGAATTGTCGCCGATCGGCAATTGCCAGGTGAGCGGTTTGATCGACCGGGATGGCGGGCTCGTCTGGGGCTGTATCCCGCGGGTCGATGGCGATCCGACCTTCTGCTCGCTGCTCAATGGCGAGGATAGAGACGAAGGCGTCTGGCGCTTCGAGCTCGAAAAGCAGGTCTCGGCAACCCAGCATTATGAACGCAATACGCCGATCCTCGTGACCCGGCTGGAGGACGAAGATGGCGGCGCCGTTGAAATCCGCGACTTCTGTCCCCGGTTCGAAGGTTCGGGGCGGATGTACCGCCCGGTCGCCTATGTGCGCATCGTTCGCGCCGTCGCGGGGGCGCCGCGGCTCAAGATGAAGCTGCATCCGCTTTATGGTCATGGTGCCCATAAGGCGGAGACAACGAGCGGGACCAACCATGTCCGCTACAAGCTCGGCGATAATGCGATGCGGCTCAGCACCGATGCGCCCATCGGCTATTTGCTCGAAGAGCGTTCCTACCGTGTCGAGAGCGACCAGCATTTCTTCCTCGGTCCCGATGAGCCCTTCGTCGGCAATCTGCGCACCGAATTGCGGCGCATGGAGGAAAAGACCGCCAAATATTGGAAGACGTGGGTGCGCGGGCTGCACATTCCGCTCGAATGGCAGGAGGCGGTCATCCGTGCCGCCATCGCGCTCAAGCTCTGCCAGCATGAGGAAACCGGTGCGATCGTCGCGGCGCTGACGACTTCGATCCCGGAATCCGCCGATAGCGGGCGCAATTGGGACTATCGTTACTGCTGGATCCGCGATTCCTATTACACGGTGCAGGCGCTCAATAGATTGGGCGCGCTCGATGTGCTCGAGAAATATCTCGGTTTCCTGCGCAATATCGTAGACGCCGCGAAGGGCGGACAGATCCAGCCGCTTTATTCGGTCATGGGCGACGGCGAGTTGACCGAGGAGGAGGCCGAGGCCCTTGCGGGGTATCGCGGCATGGGACCGGTCCGGATCGGCAATGCTGCCTACAAGCAGGTTCAGCACGACTGTTACGGCCAGATCGTGCTGCCCAACACGCAGGCCTATTTCGACGAGCGCCTGTTCCGCATCAGCGGCGAAGAGGATTTCGCGCATCTGGAAGCGGTCGGCAAGCAAGCTTGGGCGATGCATGATCAGCCCGATGCTGGCCTTTGGGAATTCCGCACCCGGCAGGAGGTGCATACCTATAGCGCGGTCATGTGCTGGGCGGCGTGCGACCGGCTGGCCAATGTGGCGCGGCACCTCGGGAAAACGGACCGCGAGCAGCTTTGGACCGAGCGCGCCGACGCGATCCGCGCCAAGATCGATGCGGAAGCCTGGGTCGAGACTGGCGAGGGCGGCCATTACGGCGCGAGCTTCGAGAGCGACTATCTCGATGCCAGCCTGCTGCAGATGGTCGAACTGCGCTTCCTTGAGCCCGATGACGAGCGCTTCCTGCAGACCTTCGAGGCGGTCGAGAAGAATCTGCGCCGCGGTGAGCATATGCTCCGCTATGCCAGCGAGGATGATTTCGGCTTGCCCGAGACCGCATTCAACGTCTGCACCTTCTGGCTGATCGAGGCACTTGTCCTGTCGGGACGCGATCAAGAGGCGCGTGCATTGTTCACGACCATGTTGGGTCATCGCACGGCGTCGGGCATGTTGTCGGAAGATTTGGATTTCGAAACCGGCGAGCTTTGGGGCAATTTCCCGCAGACCTATTCGCTGGTCGGCATCATCAACGGTGCCGTTCTCTTGTCGAAGCCATGGAGGAATGTCCGATAGCGCGCATCGTCGTCATCTCGAACCGGGTTGCAGTCCCCAAGGCGCGCGGCGTGGCCGGAGCGCAGGGCGGGCTCGCCGGCGCGCTCAACTCGGCATTGAAGGAACATGGCGGCATCTGGTTCGGCTGGTCGGGTGCGGCCTGCGAGGAGTTTACCGGCCAGATCGACCTGCAGCGCCATGACGGCGTCACGACGGCGACGATCGACCTGCCCGAGCAGGACGTCGAGGAATATTATAACGGCTATGCCAATTCCACGCTCTGGCCGCTCTTCCACTATCGCCTCGACCTCACCGAATATGAGCGCCAGACCGGCATGGGTTATGAGCGCGTCAACGAGCGGCTGGCGGGCAGTGTCGGGCCGCTGATCGAGGATGGCGACCTCGTCTGGGTGCATGATTATCACCTGCTTCCCCTGGGCGAGCGGCTGCGGGCGCGAGGGATCGACAATCGCATCGGCTTTTTCCTGCACACGCCGTGGCCGCCGACAAACCTGTTCGTCTCCCTGCCTTTCCATGAGCGGCTGGTACGCACGATGCTCGCCTACGATTTGATCGGCTTCCAAACCGAGACGTGGCTCGAAAGCTTCCTCCATTATTGCCGCAAGGAATTGGGCGCCGAGGTCGACGAGGCCAGCGGGCGCATTTCTTTCGAAGGCCACGAGACGCTGGCGCGGGCCTATCCGATCGGGATCGACTTCGATCACGTGACGGCGCAGGCCAATACCGAAGCTGCGCGTGAGGCCGAGGAGCGGCTGCGCGACAGCGCGCGCGGGCGCACCGCAGCGATCGGCGTCGACCGGCTC contains:
- a CDS encoding glycoside hydrolase family 15 protein — its product is MAGTMSVGSKADLELSPIGNCQVSGLIDRDGGLVWGCIPRVDGDPTFCSLLNGEDRDEGVWRFELEKQVSATQHYERNTPILVTRLEDEDGGAVEIRDFCPRFEGSGRMYRPVAYVRIVRAVAGAPRLKMKLHPLYGHGAHKAETTSGTNHVRYKLGDNAMRLSTDAPIGYLLEERSYRVESDQHFFLGPDEPFVGNLRTELRRMEEKTAKYWKTWVRGLHIPLEWQEAVIRAAIALKLCQHEETGAIVAALTTSIPESADSGRNWDYRYCWIRDSYYTVQALNRLGALDVLEKYLGFLRNIVDAAKGGQIQPLYSVMGDGELTEEEAEALAGYRGMGPVRIGNAAYKQVQHDCYGQIVLPNTQAYFDERLFRISGEEDFAHLEAVGKQAWAMHDQPDAGLWEFRTRQEVHTYSAVMCWAACDRLANVARHLGKTDREQLWTERADAIRAKIDAEAWVETGEGGHYGASFESDYLDASLLQMVELRFLEPDDERFLQTFEAVEKNLRRGEHMLRYASEDDFGLPETAFNVCTFWLIEALVLSGRDQEARALFTTMLGHRTASGMLSEDLDFETGELWGNFPQTYSLVGIINGAVLLSKPWRNVR
- a CDS encoding tetratricopeptide repeat protein, with protein sequence MSGLLILAISGLATFVLLYAMGVRGGLLTLSAAALLFGGAGYAVAGRPNLPGDPREASENLRIPLDLSGARQAFYGRFNRVDFWAITADSYARRGETADAAGVWGSAVRENPRSFALWSLYATALTDHAGQITPAAELAFDRAIALAPDQPGPRFFKALAQLRAGDVEPAREVFLQLSAEASETSDWKPLVDGALLLTEPQPQATGS
- the otsB gene encoding trehalose-phosphatase → MATASRLDAPPSFASLRAGGAALFLDFDGTLVEIADAPDRIVVREGLSMQLRALSRQLEGRLAVVTGRAREDITSHLDLSGIAVAGSHGADIFDATGERLGEEAKGLPTATLDYLREAADRHGLMLETKPHGAALHYRQNPDAEPQALASAQEAAEEAGMAVKFGKCIVELVWPGIHKGRALATFMDAPPFQGAMPIFVGDDVTDEDGFSVASDMGGAGILIGAPRSSSARYRLDGVEELYAWLER
- a CDS encoding DUF3775 domain-containing protein → MELATPLDILCRIIIRARENEAQVATTYDGDEDPDNVDGNDDDEAYSVLDDDINTSVEEELTGILDELAEDQLLEVFALCLVGRGDYDADEWDDALETAGDEDELLDSLLEMPMLAAMLEGGMAAFDLDCEGVGQVT
- a CDS encoding 2'-5' RNA ligase family protein; the protein is MTDTRPLIVTAAIAPEDLGWLDAERRAHFPEERNLLTAHLTMFHALPPSMGDEAASFLARLARDHARPDATLSEVMSLGRGVAYRVRSDGLVNLREMIAEHFHGCLTAQDAGGWRPHITIQNKVTPKEAKALLVEKQAGFEPRPLRIAGLSLDRYDGGPWEKVGTWKFSGSAKP
- a CDS encoding alpha,alpha-trehalose-phosphate synthase (UDP-forming), whose product is MEECPIARIVVISNRVAVPKARGVAGAQGGLAGALNSALKEHGGIWFGWSGAACEEFTGQIDLQRHDGVTTATIDLPEQDVEEYYNGYANSTLWPLFHYRLDLTEYERQTGMGYERVNERLAGSVGPLIEDGDLVWVHDYHLLPLGERLRARGIDNRIGFFLHTPWPPTNLFVSLPFHERLVRTMLAYDLIGFQTETWLESFLHYCRKELGAEVDEASGRISFEGHETLARAYPIGIDFDHVTAQANTEAAREAEERLRDSARGRTAAIGVDRLDYSKGLPERIDGIGRFFDTYPDRVRDLVYIQIAPTSREDVDSYQDIRNMLEQKTGQINGARSEFDIAPIRYVNRGYSLAELCGFYRASKIALVTPLRDGMNLVAKEYIAVQDPEDPGVLVLSRFAGAAQQMDEAVLVNPHSPDDLARAIHTALDMPLEERKRRYEALIKTVRDENIQHWTKTFVSDLEA
- the ald gene encoding alanine dehydrogenase; the encoded protein is MRIGVPKEIKNHEYRVGLTPTSVRELTNFGHEVFIETNAGMGIDFSDEDYARVGATIVGDAKEVFAKSDMIVKVKEPQASEIALLEERHTLFTYLHLAADMPQTEGLMKSGATCIAYETVTGQPGGLPLLKPMSEVAGRMSIQAGAHYLEKEQGGRGVLLGGVPGVNPGKVVILGGGVAGVNAAMMATGQRADVTIFDISNEKMAELDLHFGSTIKTQFSTVEAIQREIAEAHLVIGAVLVPGDAAPKLVTRDMLKTMKRGSVIVDIAIDQGGCFETSKPTTHDDPVYEVDGIIHYCVANMPGAVARTSTFALNNATLPHVIRLANLGATEAMARDPNLANGLNVSEGKIRHKAVATALALPYEPVA
- a CDS encoding SDR family oxidoreductase; its protein translation is MNILIAGATGNTGKRLANLLSSDGHHVIAMHRESSDTTGLSAGAELRQADLTDLPPDICRGVDVVVFAAGSGGDTDEEMTDKVDREGAISLIDIASTSNARRFVMLSSVGAGDPDPDSDLAHYLKAKHDADEHLKASQIEHAIIRPVSLTNEDGVRDIILGDEVDPSAKAHRGDVAAVLARAATQDELAGRTVLMQSA